The Spirosoma oryzicola region CACGTCACACACGGCCCGTAAAACCTTCGCTGACTGGTGTATCAACGAAGTGGGGCTCAGTGAGGAGGCTACCATTGTGGCGATGGGTCAGAAGAACGCCAAAGAGCTAACCCCGTATCGAAAGACTAGGCCTAAACGGTTGCTCGCTGAGTTCCCTACGGACTTGATGCGTCGACAGATTGATCGGGTTCCGTTTAAGCAGATCGTTAAAGCCTCATAAATAATGGACTATTATCGTAGGGCGCGAGAACGGATTGGCCTCGCGCCCTATGATAATAGCACTTGACGAGAGATCCATCGTATCAGCTATATCAATATGGATGCACTCACCGGATGCCTAGCCGTTGGCAGACCCTTAAGTAGGCACGGGTAAAGCCTAGTCCTATAAACCCTATAAGCGCAACGGCGACTTGGGCTGTCAGCTTAGCGTCCCTGCTCGGATAGGCGTTGATTGACCAGCAACCGAATGCGGATCAACGTACCCCGATCACTTGTTTCAATATCCATGCTGCCTTTCATCAACTCACATAAACGCTTGACAATAAACAACCCAATGCCCTCCCCATCGGCTTTAGGCTGACTTGGTCGGTCTTTCTCCTCGCTGGTAGCCGGTATGGCACCGCTGGGATAGGTGGCGGGGCCTTCCGGCTGGTGCGAACTGGTCGGCTGCGCTAAGGATTGCAACTGATCGGCTAGTAGAGCGGTGGGGCCAGCGCTGAAACCAGGCCCCGTATCCTGCACACTGACGATCCAGCGCGTATCGTTTTCCATCGCCCAGGAAACGCTTACCCAACCTTGCTGGGTATATTTGAGGGCATTGACCAGCAAATTCTGCACCAACCGCTGCACCTTTAGCTCATCACCTACCACGGCTAATTTATCCGGTCCGTCTGCTTTTAAGAGCAGATTCTTGCTTTTGGCCACACTCTGAGCGCCTTTGACTAGGGAGTGCAGCAGTTGAGCCACATCAAACGACTTGCTATGGAGGCTTTCCTGGCCCGCTTCCAGACGCGAGTAGTCCAGCAGTTGATTGAGCATGTGTTCGGTATCCTTCAGGTTGCGGCTTAGCATATCCAGAAACTGCGTTCGTTGTGCTTCATCGGGTGGCAGTTGCAGGAGCTGAGCGGCACTGCTGGCAATACCAAAGCTACCCCGCAAATCATGGGAGGCTTGCCGCAGATGATGGCCCCGTTGTTTGGTGAGCTGGTGCAGCTTGTCGAGCGATAACTCCAGGGTTTGTACCTGTTCGGCTGTGGCGGTCTGGCGAAGCTGGTCGTAGTACATCACACTGCCCATGCCCATCTCCTGGGAGAGTCGCAGCAGTTGACTGTGAGCCTGGGCCACAACTGTAGGTAAAGTTTGGGGATACAGGTCAAGAAACTGCCCAATCTCCTCCTCAAGAATTGCGTAGAAGTTGGCCAGTTCATTCATCAGCTCCGCCAGCGAATAGCCGCGCTGCCAGCGGTGGAGTCCGTGCTGACCGGCTCTCTCGACGGGGTCGGTTTCGGGGGGCTCACTGGCAAGACGTTGGGTGAGGATATTCAGCAGGACAGGCAATTGGTCGTTAAACTCTTCGCGCGAAAAGCTGGTTCGGGTGTGCAGGTCCTCATCAATCGAACAACGGGTTCGCCACTGATTGAGAATGGACTCCCGGCGGGCGTACAGGTACTCCTTGAGCTGATTGATTTTGATCGCCATACGGATCGGTTACTTTAGCCATAAACCCTGTTGAACAAGACGATGAGCTAGTGACAACGTGCCTAGGGAGGAAAGGTTTACTAGCCACACCGTTAAGCGGGTAACGGGTTGGGGATCGCGGATTAGTCCTGGTTCATGACTCTTTACCTGGCATTGGTGATTTCCTAGCGTTGTGGCTGCCGTTTAATCACCATTTGGTGAGTGGCGGGAGTAATTCATTAGGTAGCTCGTTACTACTCTAGCTTAACCAGCTGATTACACCCGCTATGATTTATATTGTCGATGATAAGGCCGATAACCGTTTTCTGCTCGAACAGACCCTAAAACGAAATTGTCATTATAAAGACCCCATTCAATCGTTGCCTGATGGGTATTATCTGTTGCAACATATGGCAACCGTAACGGAGTTGCCCCAACTCATTTTGCTGGACCTGCATATGCCCCTGCTCAATGGCTACCAAACGCTCAAAGGCTTGAAACAGCATCTGGACTGGCAAACGATTCCAGTCGTGATCATGTCAGCGGATGCCTCTGAGCAGGAGGTGGAAGCGTGCTATGGGGCAGGAGCTGATATGGTGCTGATTCGTTGTCTGGACTGGCGTGCGTATTCGGCTTCGCTACGAGCGATTTGCCAGCGCTGGCTTTGAGCCACTGACGGCCACTAATTAGCCTATTCGCGTGGGCCAAGTAACGACAATCAGGAATAACGGTTTGGCTTACAACAACCCGCGTTTCGTTTGTTCCTGGCCCGACCCATGCGGCTGGGCTGCTTGAGGTGATTGATTGCTATCTGTATACTCCCTAAACGCTGCGCCAATTGGGTTACTCGATTATTAATTAGCGTCTGGCGCTCAATCGCCTGACGCGCACAAAGCAGTCCTTTTTGACAAACCTGTTTTGCCTGCTCTCGGGCAAGCGTGGCTCGATCGTTTTCTAGTGCCATTATCATGTCGTTTTACCCAGTCGACCCTAAATGGTAGTAATAACCAAATTGGCAAGCTTATGATTATGGCGAATAGCCAAAGCGACGAAAGACGGTAGCGGAATAGCTTTCCCGCGCTTGAATGCGTATTTTTAAGTCCGTTTGGTCGTTAGCGACTAGCCGTACCTACCGTAACTTTTATAAACTTTCATGCTTATCTGTAAGCCTAAACAGGCTCAGCCTTGCTTTTTCTATCGGAGCAGTGCCGATCAACAGGCACTCAACACGTTTCTAGTCCATTGTGGCGGTTCACAAGCCACGTTCGAGCCAACCGGTAAAGCGTTGTTTATCACCGATCGCAAAGGGCAGTCCGTTTCTATCTTCGTGATGCCTGGTTCATGGGTGCGCTGTTTGGATAAGGGGCAGTTCACCGCCGTTCCTGATCGCGTCTTTCAGCAACAGTTTGAACTGGTGTAAGTCTACTAGCCTTTCCAATAAGCGCTGGCTTACTAATGCCAACCATTTCCTGCAAGGAGTCGGCTGATTACCCCTGCTTTACTTTTCTTCTACTGAGGCCTCAAGTTCCGCAAAAGGAATTACCGTCTTGACTCCCATCTCGGAGACTGGCCAGGACTGAACGATGGTTCGGACTGGCAACCCCAAATCCTTGATGGCGCGGTATAAGCCCATTTGGCGAGCACTCGCCTTCTTAGGCGAACCCATCTTGGCAATCCATACCAAGTCATCCTGGAACAGCAATCCTTCAGCGGGAAAGTAATAAATCAAATAATCGTTGGTATGAGCCGACTGCTTGCCAATCATATAAATCTCCATCCTTCGACCCCCGTCCGTAATAGTTTTATACGCACCGATGACTTCTAACTTGAGTGGCCGGGGAGCCAGGGCTAAACTATCGGGTTGGAGTTGGTGAGCCGCATCGACCAGGTAGCGTACATACTCCTCATTATCCGAACAGCAAAGAACCGTTGCTCCCTTATGCACAAAGGGACGTATTCCGCCCAGATAGTGAGGATGGTGGTGACCAAATACAAAGTACCGAATGGGTTTAGTTGGTGCCAGTCGATGGGCTTCTCGAATAATTAACTCACCGTTCTGACTATTAAGGGGCGCTTCCGCCACCAGCAGAAAGTCCGCAAACTCGACCAGCATTACCTTGTCATCGGTATGTGGTAAGTTGATGAAGTGAATATATTCGTTATAGGATTCTAACTGAGCTGTTGGAACGATAGGTTTCGCTGCTTGCCGTTGATAGTCCAAGGGTGTATCAAGCAGGTGGGGAGCCTCAGCAACTACTACGGGCTGACTTAGTTTGATCTGATCATGCAGCCTACCATTAATCTTATCAATCTGAATCCGGGTTGGCTGCTGACCACCTTGCTGACGAACGTAATCGTAGTAAGTAATGGTGCTCAGCACATCCCCCAGTAGTTCATCCGCGCTCAATAGGGTTAGGTGACTGAGTAGGCCATCATCTCGCCGAATGAATAAGCGGACCAGAGTCTGATTGATTGTCGCCGTGTAGCAGCCATACTGGGCTGTGCTGTGTGCAAGGTTGATCGGAATTCGGTGGCGATAGAAATAGTCAATCAGCGTAATTGGAGAATACCGAGCCGCTTGCAGGAGTTGTTCGGCGACCATCTCGGGCGTGATTGTCGCTAACTTATCCTCTCCGTGTTTGAGTAGCAAAAGCGTTTGATCCGATGCCTGCGTCTTGGCAAAGTAGGTTCTGTTACGAGTGGGGCTGCTCAGCGTGTCATTTTGGTAAAAGTTTAGGGGGTTCACCCAAACTACTCCTTTGGCCTGGTAAGGCGTCTGTTGCCAGGGTTGGGCGCTGTGCTCCAGCTCGTAGCGCTGCTCCTGATAAGCGAAACGCAAAAAGTGCTTTTGAACAGGCTTAACTTGTTGATTCCAACAAGCCTGGAGAAGCTTCTTACTAGCTAAGTTTGAAGACGTTATTGACGCTAATGAGCAGGTTATCAGAAGCCAGACTAGCAGTTGCATAAGGTGGTAGAGGAGTGGGGTTTAGGCAAGGCAAGTAAGTTAGTAGGCCTACCGTGGTTTTCAAAACAATAGGTAAGAATAAGTAACGAGTATACTTGTCTGTTGTCGATCGCTATGGAAGAAACTAGGCAACTGCATCTGAGTTGATGAGGCCGCTTTGTATTGCTTCATTTAGTAGCTTACTTATTGCTTACTACCACGAAATAAAATTCCCGCCAGCAAGCGCCAGCGGGAATCACGCATCAGCCGGGCTACCTAACGGTGTCTATCTCGTTATGTATAGCCTGGTTCACACCTTGCTGATACGATGCACTACATACGGATTAGTCAGTTGGCCCAGATTACCTTCTAGTCAAATACGGGGAATACCCCAGTTAAGGAGGAGAAATACCCCGTTTAACATAATAACAAAACCGTAACTTGTGATGATGACCATCAACGAGAATACCTAGAATAGAGTCTTATCAACATGCCTCGCACGAAAAGGGCGTTTTTGAGCTACACCACTACGCGGATTTATAAGCGAATGCGGACTAAGTAGAATCTATATATAGGGCTATCTTTCCTGCCAAGAATCGGCCCATCAAATCCCAAGCCGGTTGTTACTGAAAACTGCGCGGATGCAGGCACCGCCTCCAGTAGGCTACGATCAGACTAAGCTCGGCCTGGAGATCCTCGAAGCTTATGCCTTTCAGGTGATAACCCTGAATAGGACCTTCATAAGCCTGCTCCACGAGCTTTTTGTTGGCCCAGGTCGAGAAGTAGACAAACGGAATGGCTTTCAGCCGTAACACTGGATCCGCAGCGATCCGGTCGCGTAGTTCAAAGCCGTCCATGCCCGGCATGATCACATCGCACAGGATCACCAGCGGTACCTCTTGGGTGGTCTGCAAATACAGCAGCGCCTGCTGGCCATCCCTGAAAAAACGGACCGGGTTCCGAATCGAGGCTGCCTGGAGTGCTTTTTCGACCAGGTAGTGATCGTCAACATCATTCTCAATATGAACGATGGGCATCCGATCGAAGGGATCGATTTGGGTAAAATCAACCATGAATAACGAGTAAAAGAAAGTCTTGAGTTAAAGTGCATGCCTACGATTCAGGCGGGCAGATACACACAAAAGGTGGCACCATGCCCCGGCTGACTGTTGGCCGTCATACCCCCACCGTGATTCTCTACCACCCGTTGGCAGATCGGCAGACCTACCCCTGTACCTGAATAATCGTCCCGGTTGTTGAGCTGCTGAAATACCTGAAAGATACGGTCCAGGTATTTCCCATCGAAACCGATGCCGTTATCGGTCACACTGATCTGATGGTAGAACGGAACCAGCGAGCGACAATGAACATCACTAGGCAACTCGTTGGCGGAGCGATGAAAGTACTCAATCTGAATCCGGGGCTTTTGTTTGGGCTTGACAAACTTGAGGGCGTTGGTCAGCAGGTTCTCAAACAGCTGGGCCAACTGCCAGTTATCGCCCCGGGCCATGGGTAGCTCGGCCAGCTCAATCTGAGCGTCGGTTTTCTGAATTGTCCGGTGCAGGCTTGCTAATACACTCGCCATAACCGCCCGCAGCGAAACGGGTTCAAATGCCTGCTGACGGGTCGAGATGAGCGAGTAAGCCAGCAAGTCGCGCACCAGCTGGGACATGCGCGCTGCCGCCTTGGCAATGCGGTGTAGATGCTCACCCACCGATGAGTCGGCATGATTGGCGAGCTGTGAACCCAGCAGGTCGCTGAAGGCTTGGATCTTGCGTAAGGGCTCCTGAAGGTCGTGGCTGGCCACGTAGGCGAACTGCTGCAAGTTGTCGTTGGAGCGTTGTAGGTCGTCATTGGCGAGCAACAGTTCCTGGGTGCGGGCCTCAACCCGGTTGTCCAAATCGGCGGCTAGCTCCCGATAGCTTTGTTCGCTTTCCTGTAGCCGCTGGCGGGCTATGTAAGCGTCCGTAACATCGACCGCCATGTTCAGAATGGCGTACACCTGCCCCTGACCATCCAGCAGGGGTTGGTAAACAAAGTTGAACCAACGGGTTTGCAACTGGCCCTCAATCAGTAAGTTCGCGGACTGTTCCGTGGTACGGTACGTTTTTGCCGTCGCGTAAACCACGTTCAACAGGGGAATGAAGGGCTGATCGGCCAGTTCAGGTAGCGCGTCGATTAGCTTTTGACCAATCACCGCGTTGGTTTTGCCCCAGAGCTCGATCATCGCGTCGTTGGCCAACGAAATGAGCAGGTCGGCCGTTTCGTAGACGGCGATGGCAAAGGGGGCATCCGCCACCAGACTACGAAAACGTAGCTCGCTTTTTTCAATTTCCTGGCGCGCTGCGACTTGCCCGGTTACCTCAATGGCCAGAATAAGAACGCCCGTAATTTGGCCATCGACTGCCCGGATGGGAGAATAGCTGAAGTCGAAATACACATCCTCGAGTTTGCCTTGCCGGACGAGTTTGGCTAACACCGCCGTCCCATTAAAGGGGGTACCCGTATCGTAGACGTTTTCCAGCAGCGCCATAAAAGGCTGGCCTTCCAGCTCGGGTAGGGCCTCCAGAATGGGTTTACCCACCACCGATGCATCTTTGCCCCATACTTCAAAAATGCGCTCGTTGCCTACCTCGATGACCATGTCACGACCCTTGAGCTGACCGATGGCCATGGGTGCCTGTTCGACGACGCTCCGAAACCGGGTTTCCCGCTCGGCCAGCTGCTGGCGAACGAGGACCTGACTCGTCACGTCAAATGCCACGTTGATGACCCCGTAAATTTGGCCCTTCTCGTCAAGTAGCGGATTGTAGGCGTGGTTGAACCAAACTTGTTTTAGCTGGCCGTTCTCGATCACTTGGGCCATGCCTTCATGTTGAAGGAACGGCTCGCCCGTGTCAAAGACGTGCTGGAGTTGGGCTAGAAAGGGTTGTCCTTCTAGTTCTGGCATCGCCGTTTGCAACGGTTTGCCTTTCACGGAATCGTCTTTGCCCCAGATCGATAGCATGGGGTCGTTGACTTGGTGAATGACCATCTCGCGACCCACAAAGACTGCCGTGGCGGTTGGGGTCGCCATGACTAGATCCTGA contains the following coding sequences:
- a CDS encoding sensor histidine kinase produces the protein MAIKINQLKEYLYARRESILNQWRTRCSIDEDLHTRTSFSREEFNDQLPVLLNILTQRLASEPPETDPVERAGQHGLHRWQRGYSLAELMNELANFYAILEEEIGQFLDLYPQTLPTVVAQAHSQLLRLSQEMGMGSVMYYDQLRQTATAEQVQTLELSLDKLHQLTKQRGHHLRQASHDLRGSFGIASSAAQLLQLPPDEAQRTQFLDMLSRNLKDTEHMLNQLLDYSRLEAGQESLHSKSFDVAQLLHSLVKGAQSVAKSKNLLLKADGPDKLAVVGDELKVQRLVQNLLVNALKYTQQGWVSVSWAMENDTRWIVSVQDTGPGFSAGPTALLADQLQSLAQPTSSHQPEGPATYPSGAIPATSEEKDRPSQPKADGEGIGLFIVKRLCELMKGSMDIETSDRGTLIRIRLLVNQRLSEQGR
- a CDS encoding response regulator, translated to MIYIVDDKADNRFLLEQTLKRNCHYKDPIQSLPDGYYLLQHMATVTELPQLILLDLHMPLLNGYQTLKGLKQHLDWQTIPVVIMSADASEQEVEACYGAGADMVLIRCLDWRAYSASLRAICQRWL
- a CDS encoding response regulator, coding for MVDFTQIDPFDRMPIVHIENDVDDHYLVEKALQAASIRNPVRFFRDGQQALLYLQTTQEVPLVILCDVIMPGMDGFELRDRIAADPVLRLKAIPFVYFSTWANKKLVEQAYEGPIQGYHLKGISFEDLQAELSLIVAYWRRCLHPRSFQ
- a CDS encoding PAS domain-containing protein, translating into MNTRLSDEETKRLTALNSYAILDSLPEKDYEDITLLAAQICATPVALITLVDQSRQWFKSSRGLSFRQTPREHAFCAHNLQLLSTPLIVEDARQDDRFSRNPLVTGDPHIVFYAGEPLIDEDGQTLGSLCVIDSTVRQLDEGQLRALNILAKQVVTLLTARRKAIREAHLQHQLRVSEARFQDLVMATPTATAVFVGREMVIHQVNDPMLSIWGKDDSVKGKPLQTAMPELEGQPFLAQLQHVFDTGEPFLQHEGMAQVIENGQLKQVWFNHAYNPLLDEKGQIYGVINVAFDVTSQVLVRQQLAERETRFRSVVEQAPMAIGQLKGRDMVIEVGNERIFEVWGKDASVVGKPILEALPELEGQPFMALLENVYDTGTPFNGTAVLAKLVRQGKLEDVYFDFSYSPIRAVDGQITGVLILAIEVTGQVAARQEIEKSELRFRSLVADAPFAIAVYETADLLISLANDAMIELWGKTNAVIGQKLIDALPELADQPFIPLLNVVYATAKTYRTTEQSANLLIEGQLQTRWFNFVYQPLLDGQGQVYAILNMAVDVTDAYIARQRLQESEQSYRELAADLDNRVEARTQELLLANDDLQRSNDNLQQFAYVASHDLQEPLRKIQAFSDLLGSQLANHADSSVGEHLHRIAKAAARMSQLVRDLLAYSLISTRQQAFEPVSLRAVMASVLASLHRTIQKTDAQIELAELPMARGDNWQLAQLFENLLTNALKFVKPKQKPRIQIEYFHRSANELPSDVHCRSLVPFYHQISVTDNGIGFDGKYLDRIFQVFQQLNNRDDYSGTGVGLPICQRVVENHGGGMTANSQPGHGATFCVYLPA